Proteins encoded in a region of the Candidatus Obscuribacter sp. genome:
- a CDS encoding RtcB family protein has protein sequence MDIKSIKTKDNYELIAMPNKKPIKAWVKGVALEQAARTQLLNMASMPFVHSHIAVMPDAHMGKGTTVGSVIPTHKAIIPAAVGVDLGCGMIAVKTSLTGHDLPDDLASVRAAIERAIPVGFACFKDSMASTHPAIQKIDKAWQALEPRFDAIVQKHKAIDSGSLRGRLQIGTLGTGNHFIEILLDSVGNVWFMLHSGSRGVGNRFGTYFIELARKDMQRQQINLPDRDLAYLSEGTAYFDDYLEAVSFAQDYAFINRQVMMSLLIDAISALPSIPDFTAQLEVINCHHNYVAKEEHFGESVWVTRKGAVRAQLGDLGIIPGSMGTGSYIVRGKGNPESFNSCSHGAGRTMSRTQAKKSISLDRHKRDTAHVECRKDVGILDESPSAYKPLVDVMKAQADLVEIVHKLRPVVCVKG, from the coding sequence ATGGACATCAAGTCAATCAAAACAAAAGACAACTACGAACTAATCGCCATGCCCAACAAAAAACCCATCAAAGCGTGGGTCAAGGGAGTGGCTCTGGAGCAAGCTGCCAGGACACAACTGCTCAATATGGCATCAATGCCTTTTGTGCACAGCCACATTGCAGTGATGCCAGATGCCCACATGGGTAAAGGGACCACTGTGGGATCAGTTATCCCCACCCACAAAGCCATAATCCCGGCTGCTGTGGGAGTGGATCTTGGTTGCGGCATGATCGCAGTTAAGACTTCGCTTACAGGACACGATTTGCCAGACGATCTGGCCAGTGTCAGAGCGGCAATTGAGCGAGCTATACCTGTCGGGTTTGCCTGCTTTAAAGATTCAATGGCATCGACACATCCTGCCATTCAAAAAATCGATAAAGCCTGGCAAGCACTTGAGCCACGCTTTGATGCCATCGTGCAAAAGCACAAAGCAATCGACAGCGGTAGCCTGCGTGGACGTCTGCAAATCGGTACTCTTGGTACCGGTAACCACTTTATCGAAATACTGCTCGACAGTGTCGGTAATGTCTGGTTTATGTTGCACTCTGGTAGCCGTGGGGTGGGCAACCGCTTTGGTACTTACTTTATCGAGCTTGCCCGTAAGGACATGCAAAGGCAGCAAATCAATCTGCCCGATAGAGATCTTGCCTACCTCAGCGAGGGCACCGCCTACTTTGATGACTATCTGGAAGCAGTGAGCTTTGCTCAAGACTACGCTTTTATCAACCGTCAGGTGATGATGAGCTTGCTTATTGATGCCATTAGCGCACTGCCCTCGATACCGGACTTTACTGCCCAACTGGAAGTAATCAACTGTCACCACAACTATGTGGCCAAAGAAGAACACTTCGGTGAGTCAGTATGGGTCACTCGCAAAGGCGCTGTCCGTGCCCAGCTTGGAGATCTTGGAATTATTCCAGGTTCGATGGGAACAGGTAGCTACATTGTCAGAGGTAAAGGTAACCCAGAGAGCTTCAACAGCTGCTCCCATGGAGCGGGTCGTACAATGTCACGTACTCAGGCTAAAAAGAGCATCAGCCTGGATCGCCACAAACGCGATACTGCCCATGTAGAGTGCCGCAAAGATGTAGGCATCCTTGACGAGTCACCCAGCGCATACAAACCGCTGGTGGACGTGATGAAGGCTCAGGCAGACCTGGTGGAAATCGTCCACAAATTGAGGCCAGTTGTTTGCGTCAAAGGTTAA
- the ppk1 gene encoding polyphosphate kinase 1, whose protein sequence is MPQNTLVPGAQIPPSPQSALPPHLAVHAQAANESVNTPVSSGDPENKPVLSDPRYYINRELSLLAFQWRVLEEAMDPTNPLLERFRFLAITGSNLDEFFMVRVAGLKRQIESGVFTTGLDGLTPSEQLDAVSSEVTSLLASAHECMTQSLLPALSQSGLKIFEYDELSAEEKDGVREYFLKKIFPVLTPLAFDPGHPFPHISNLSLNLAVLIRDTTGEERFARIKVPDILPQLVPVGKAEVSGQRSTLQAPTAYIWLDDVIKANLSELFPGMTVLEAYPFHVTRDAEVEIQEWEAGDLLETTEEGVKQRRFGDVVRLSVHHAMPAHILEILMSNLQIEPYDVYLVEGRISLSSLKYIANIDRHDLKFPPFVPVIPPPLDPELMDKEEDIFAAIARRDILLHHPYDSFQPVVNFLNTAARDPNVLAIKATLYRVGKNSPVVEALLKAQENGKQVAVLVELKARFDEESNIEWAKALEAQGVHVVYGLLGLKIHSKLALVVRKEGDTIRRYVHLGTGNYNPVTAHLYTDVGLLTCDENVGSDASDLFNFLTGYSAKRDYKRLLVAPINLRERFEFLIRREIEQAKAGEKGRIIFKMNALVDERIIQLLYEASQAGVKVDLMVRGVCCLRPGIPGVSENIRVISVLGRFLEHSRIYYFRNGGKEEIFCGSADMMPRNLNRRVEVIFPVTDERLATFLKDAVLKTYLVDTAKTREMNSDGTYVRLSAHEGEPFSCQQWFLDNSSANKVKY, encoded by the coding sequence ATGCCGCAAAACACACTGGTACCAGGCGCACAAATACCGCCATCGCCTCAATCAGCGCTGCCTCCCCATCTAGCAGTACATGCTCAGGCCGCTAACGAATCGGTCAATACTCCTGTTAGCAGTGGTGACCCTGAGAATAAGCCGGTTTTGAGTGATCCTCGCTATTACATTAACCGTGAACTTAGCCTGCTTGCTTTTCAGTGGCGTGTCCTGGAAGAAGCCATGGACCCCACTAATCCGCTACTAGAGCGGTTTAGATTTTTGGCCATTACAGGCTCTAACCTCGACGAATTTTTTATGGTGCGAGTAGCCGGTCTCAAAAGACAAATTGAATCAGGTGTTTTTACCACTGGTCTCGATGGTCTGACTCCCTCTGAGCAGCTCGATGCTGTCAGCTCGGAAGTGACATCATTGCTTGCTAGTGCCCATGAGTGTATGACCCAGAGTTTGCTACCAGCACTCTCTCAGTCTGGACTGAAGATTTTTGAATACGATGAGCTTTCGGCAGAAGAAAAAGATGGTGTGCGCGAATATTTCCTCAAAAAAATATTTCCAGTACTGACACCACTTGCTTTTGACCCTGGGCATCCTTTTCCACATATTTCTAATCTATCACTCAATCTTGCTGTGCTTATCCGTGATACCACAGGCGAAGAACGCTTTGCTCGTATCAAAGTACCGGATATCTTGCCTCAACTAGTACCGGTGGGTAAAGCCGAGGTCTCCGGCCAGCGCTCTACATTGCAGGCGCCTACTGCTTATATCTGGCTAGATGATGTCATCAAAGCTAACTTGTCAGAGCTATTTCCTGGCATGACCGTGCTTGAAGCTTATCCCTTCCATGTTACTCGGGATGCCGAAGTGGAAATCCAGGAATGGGAAGCTGGTGATTTGCTTGAAACCACTGAAGAAGGCGTCAAACAAAGACGTTTTGGCGATGTGGTGCGGCTATCCGTACACCATGCTATGCCTGCTCATATTCTTGAGATTTTGATGAGCAATCTACAGATAGAGCCTTATGACGTCTATTTGGTCGAAGGTCGCATTAGTTTGAGTTCGCTCAAATATATTGCCAATATCGACAGACATGATTTGAAGTTTCCTCCCTTTGTCCCTGTTATACCGCCACCTCTGGATCCAGAGCTGATGGACAAAGAAGAAGACATCTTTGCTGCCATTGCCAGACGCGATATCCTCTTGCACCATCCTTATGATTCATTTCAACCGGTGGTCAATTTTCTCAATACTGCAGCAAGAGATCCCAATGTACTGGCTATCAAAGCCACTCTTTACCGGGTTGGCAAAAACTCGCCAGTGGTCGAAGCTCTGCTCAAAGCACAGGAGAACGGCAAGCAAGTTGCTGTGCTGGTAGAACTTAAAGCTCGTTTTGACGAAGAAAGTAACATTGAATGGGCCAAGGCTCTTGAAGCTCAAGGTGTGCATGTAGTCTATGGTCTACTTGGACTAAAAATACATAGCAAGTTGGCTCTGGTGGTGCGCAAAGAAGGCGACACTATAAGACGTTATGTCCACCTTGGTACAGGTAATTACAATCCTGTCACTGCCCATCTTTATACCGATGTGGGACTGCTTACTTGTGATGAAAACGTCGGTTCTGATGCTTCTGATCTCTTCAATTTCCTCACTGGTTATTCTGCCAAACGTGATTACAAGCGCTTGTTAGTGGCACCTATCAATTTGCGTGAACGATTTGAGTTTTTGATTCGTCGCGAAATCGAGCAAGCTAAAGCCGGTGAGAAGGGTCGCATCATCTTTAAGATGAATGCTCTGGTTGATGAGCGCATCATTCAGCTTTTGTACGAAGCCTCGCAAGCCGGTGTAAAAGTAGATCTGATGGTACGTGGTGTCTGCTGCCTGAGACCTGGTATTCCTGGTGTTTCCGAAAACATCAGAGTGATATCTGTGCTGGGACGCTTCCTGGAGCATAGCCGCATTTATTACTTTAGAAATGGCGGCAAGGAAGAAATATTCTGTGGTAGCGCTGATATGATGCCGCGCAATCTTAATCGCCGCGTTGAAGTTATATTCCCTGTCACCGATGAGAGACTGGCAACGTTTTTAAAGGACGCAGTGCTTAAGACTTATCTTGTTGATACTGCCAAAACCCGCGAAATGAATAGTGACGGCACCTATGTGCGCTTGAGCGCTCATGAAGGTGAGCCCTTTAGCTGTCAGCAGTGGTTTTTGGATAACAGCTCTGCTAACAAAGTTAAATACTAA
- a CDS encoding transglutaminase domain-containing protein produces MSQAELEPPEDSIPLRLIVFGMTMTCIAASCIFVPTHWGVIVLTVALALIGSLVSYQYRHQNQKWSQWIVLAGMLGVGANALNEFVHPMNSVTDFWGPVVHFIAGTFALHSFDLKARSNINLSAMLGALILCALSPVARSIYFGGIVFGYICLGSLMLYFDCLSRTQHNWLKKPMQIAPVSLSGGERHRTASGSTNLTMGLLPLAALIVFLAVPRSDNLLDIILSSLKTLNPAALLQLLPRFVPEMAPQPKKNPYNPDLLKKLKEPKALKDKPKDVKKDKAKEEKKPLKDKKKDKKEDPKKDPKKDSVKKPEPKALTEKEKKEAEAKAKKKEQQKKAKAAKKGGKPKAPAKKHAKPKPMTAADAKQLIDKEFGEIFPEKLNVERKHNHLLSQVILFRVTSTRLFYPRLSVFDTFDGDTWTRSKDDMPAKVVEIKSGGGPNDKPVLRDGIERDQNGKPIHELSAEQEADLEVARDSFFKEADTESGFGATEAVHYIFSKSDKSTYDVGKAQSFRVPRKVPYIDLTQSYDLLVDIGKDVPSCWIPRSLGFDGSTALVDDYGTISFPEKLKKGTNYKVTSSWPVNDLNSMRDANPLSADDELQLRNKLANYLQLPEGIDEEVKAFGDKAIGGTGNWFEQAEKLCHAVRENSTFTDEDLPPETPATPAGAPATAPAASTNSGAAPVDPSESEGAAPATATPAAAPAATTDKGTAAPVPPAPPATTGPAASGSAADTSSPEPTATTDTAATTGSPADEAKPAESAEQAKAAGADASPADAATSDDGEDKSPASAKNSELGDKVYDFLFGRRLGDSRRFATAFAVLCRQQGLPCRIVVGFNPGTFNKLNGTHEIYGSDTHTWVEVYIPDYGWVAFDATPDGSFPEQKRDEGYGFAQALKALQEALGITDGQITPKTLLTIGAILLALLFLIAGIIYGIIVLRRCLKKRREGQNWSGQEWKVYQAMLKDLKKIKIVREPTESQKQFVERVSSITKDRIRQGGTMAEELPVALANFFSVYEAIHFGDAESVDFKSGIPDLRDKASKVSALARASKPGAAEKAVKSKKGDAASAVKERGKPTAADSAVRRGPRP; encoded by the coding sequence ATGAGTCAGGCTGAGTTAGAACCTCCCGAGGATTCGATACCACTTAGATTGATAGTCTTTGGCATGACTATGACATGTATCGCAGCCAGCTGCATTTTTGTGCCCACGCACTGGGGCGTCATTGTTCTTACAGTGGCATTGGCTCTCATTGGTTCGCTTGTTTCATATCAGTACCGCCATCAAAACCAAAAGTGGAGTCAGTGGATAGTACTGGCCGGCATGCTTGGTGTTGGTGCTAATGCCCTCAATGAGTTTGTGCATCCGATGAACTCGGTCACTGACTTTTGGGGACCGGTCGTGCACTTTATCGCTGGTACTTTTGCTCTGCACTCCTTTGACCTCAAAGCCCGCTCTAACATCAACCTCTCGGCTATGCTTGGTGCGCTCATCCTCTGTGCTCTGTCACCTGTTGCGCGCAGTATTTATTTTGGTGGCATTGTTTTTGGCTACATTTGTCTTGGCAGTCTCATGCTCTACTTTGACTGTCTCTCACGCACTCAGCATAACTGGCTCAAAAAGCCAATGCAGATAGCTCCGGTCTCTCTATCTGGTGGTGAGCGTCATCGCACTGCCAGTGGTAGCACCAATCTAACCATGGGCCTTTTGCCCCTGGCTGCTTTGATTGTTTTTCTGGCTGTACCGCGCTCTGATAATTTGCTCGATATTATTCTCTCCAGTCTAAAGACCCTCAATCCTGCAGCCCTCCTGCAACTGTTGCCACGGTTTGTGCCGGAGATGGCGCCGCAGCCCAAAAAAAATCCATATAATCCGGACTTGCTCAAAAAGCTAAAAGAGCCCAAGGCTCTCAAAGACAAGCCAAAAGACGTCAAAAAAGACAAAGCCAAAGAAGAGAAAAAGCCTCTCAAGGACAAAAAGAAAGACAAAAAAGAGGATCCTAAAAAGGACCCTAAAAAGGACTCTGTCAAAAAGCCAGAACCTAAAGCTCTTACCGAAAAAGAAAAGAAAGAAGCAGAAGCTAAAGCCAAAAAGAAAGAACAACAAAAGAAGGCTAAAGCAGCCAAAAAGGGAGGCAAACCCAAAGCTCCAGCCAAGAAGCATGCCAAGCCAAAACCGATGACGGCTGCTGACGCTAAGCAACTTATTGATAAAGAGTTTGGCGAGATTTTCCCCGAAAAGCTAAATGTAGAACGTAAGCACAATCATCTGCTCAGTCAGGTCATTCTCTTTAGGGTTACATCTACTCGTCTCTTTTATCCAAGACTGAGTGTTTTTGATACTTTTGATGGTGACACCTGGACTCGCAGCAAAGATGACATGCCTGCCAAGGTCGTTGAGATCAAATCTGGCGGTGGACCAAACGATAAGCCAGTCTTGCGCGATGGTATCGAACGCGATCAAAACGGCAAGCCAATCCACGAGCTCAGTGCCGAACAGGAAGCAGACCTGGAAGTAGCACGTGATAGCTTCTTTAAAGAAGCTGACACCGAATCTGGTTTTGGTGCCACCGAGGCGGTGCACTATATTTTTAGCAAATCAGATAAATCTACATATGATGTAGGCAAAGCACAAAGCTTCCGCGTGCCACGCAAGGTCCCATATATTGACCTGACGCAAAGTTATGACCTGCTTGTCGATATCGGCAAAGATGTGCCAAGCTGCTGGATTCCGCGTTCCCTCGGTTTTGATGGCAGTACAGCTCTGGTTGACGACTATGGCACCATAAGCTTCCCCGAAAAACTCAAAAAAGGCACCAACTACAAAGTCACGTCAAGCTGGCCGGTCAATGACCTCAATTCTATGCGTGATGCCAATCCACTCAGTGCCGACGACGAGTTGCAGCTGCGTAACAAGCTGGCAAATTATCTGCAGTTGCCCGAAGGTATAGACGAGGAAGTCAAAGCTTTTGGTGACAAAGCCATAGGTGGCACTGGCAACTGGTTTGAACAAGCCGAAAAGCTCTGTCATGCTGTGCGAGAAAACTCTACCTTTACCGACGAGGATTTACCACCAGAGACACCTGCCACTCCTGCTGGTGCACCCGCTACTGCCCCCGCCGCTAGTACCAATAGTGGTGCTGCTCCAGTAGACCCCTCTGAGTCTGAGGGTGCTGCACCAGCGACTGCCACCCCGGCTGCTGCTCCTGCCGCTACGACTGATAAGGGCACCGCTGCTCCTGTGCCACCAGCTCCTCCAGCTACCACTGGTCCAGCTGCCAGCGGTTCAGCAGCTGATACTAGTAGCCCAGAACCCACCGCTACCACAGATACCGCCGCTACCACTGGCTCACCAGCAGATGAAGCAAAACCAGCTGAGAGTGCTGAGCAAGCAAAGGCAGCTGGCGCCGATGCGTCTCCAGCTGATGCTGCCACCAGTGATGATGGCGAGGATAAGTCCCCTGCTAGTGCCAAAAACTCTGAGCTTGGTGACAAAGTTTACGATTTTCTGTTTGGCAGACGTCTCGGTGATTCACGCCGCTTTGCTACAGCGTTTGCTGTGCTCTGTCGCCAGCAAGGTCTACCCTGCCGCATAGTGGTCGGTTTTAATCCTGGGACGTTTAACAAACTCAATGGGACTCATGAGATTTATGGCTCAGACACACATACTTGGGTGGAAGTCTATATCCCTGATTATGGTTGGGTGGCATTTGATGCTACTCCTGATGGTTCCTTCCCTGAGCAAAAACGTGATGAAGGCTATGGTTTTGCTCAGGCCCTCAAAGCCTTGCAAGAGGCTCTCGGTATCACTGATGGTCAAATCACACCTAAGACTCTTTTGACTATTGGAGCCATTTTACTGGCGCTGCTATTTTTAATAGCTGGCATCATCTACGGTATCATCGTATTGCGTCGCTGCCTCAAAAAACGACGTGAAGGACAAAACTGGAGCGGTCAGGAATGGAAGGTCTACCAGGCCATGCTCAAAGACCTCAAAAAAATCAAAATCGTGCGCGAGCCCACGGAGAGCCAAAAACAGTTTGTTGAACGGGTGAGCAGTATCACCAAAGATCGTATCCGTCAGGGCGGTACTATGGCTGAAGAACTGCCTGTGGCACTAGCTAATTTCTTTAGCGTTTACGAAGCGATTCACTTTGGCGACGCTGAGAGTGTTGATTTTAAATCCGGCATTCCAGACCTGAGAGATAAAGCCAGTAAGGTCAGCGCTCTAGCAAGAGCTTCCAAGCCTGGTGCAGCCGAAAAAGCGGTTAAATCAAAGAAGGGTGATGCTGCTAGTGCTGTTAAAGAACGGGGCAAGCCGACTGCTGCTGATAGTGCTGTCAGGCGTGGTCCCAGACCCTGA
- a CDS encoding DUF58 domain-containing protein, with protein MPDRPFSTGGKYIKIPTGNGMELYFESRQVGLLFLSLVLYIFAAFVASDSIYLLSAGFLTAVVLGVALPFISLYGIQATYAMPQDLSQMQAASIRLHLRRTLPFGVLSALVPTRALRLSLTVVKRAPDGKPSSVVLKPDPCYVDKLIADEWFSFPTPELKRGIYFMESVEISTCFPFGISWWSRTISLKEAQGEGDSTITIYPITYAMTSNFLSNLSGIVSPMGQATSSSVIVHQSSSFRSVREFKSGDSLRHIHWASSARLGRFLVREFDSETLPIFDVMLNLRSNYRNDEQFELTVNLVNSLVNLGHNLGHMPRLIINPPVESNDVQSLMFDLPQMPPGLGLVAEILARVEPITKIAANKMSFDEEEEVIDYREAWSHVSDRPILTIVPSGDKIMKYAPGKGDIVCCPVDILEVPPNWAELEGFGDDESNADFKAARGGAKKSKAVEFGPTTGKMIARVEWEGDFESL; from the coding sequence ATGCCTGATAGACCGTTTTCGACTGGCGGCAAATATATCAAGATACCGACCGGCAACGGTATGGAGCTTTACTTTGAGTCCAGGCAGGTCGGTCTGCTCTTTTTGTCACTGGTGCTCTATATCTTCGCTGCTTTTGTTGCCAGTGATTCGATTTATTTGTTATCAGCGGGATTTTTGACCGCTGTCGTCCTTGGTGTAGCCCTGCCGTTTATTTCGCTCTACGGCATCCAGGCTACTTACGCTATGCCTCAAGATCTCAGTCAGATGCAGGCTGCCAGTATCAGGCTGCACCTGAGGCGCACACTGCCTTTTGGTGTTTTATCGGCACTTGTGCCCACAAGAGCCTTGCGACTATCTCTTACTGTAGTCAAAAGAGCGCCTGATGGTAAGCCATCATCAGTGGTGCTCAAGCCAGATCCCTGTTACGTTGATAAATTAATAGCTGATGAGTGGTTCTCTTTTCCTACTCCGGAGCTAAAACGCGGTATCTATTTTATGGAATCAGTAGAAATCTCTACTTGTTTTCCTTTTGGTATCAGCTGGTGGTCTCGCACTATCTCCCTCAAAGAAGCTCAAGGCGAGGGGGATTCGACCATTACGATTTATCCCATCACTTATGCCATGACAAGCAATTTCCTCTCCAACTTGAGTGGTATTGTTTCACCCATGGGTCAGGCTACATCTAGCTCTGTGATTGTGCATCAATCCAGTAGCTTCCGTAGTGTCAGAGAGTTTAAGAGCGGAGACAGTCTGCGTCATATCCACTGGGCTTCCAGTGCTCGACTGGGACGCTTTTTGGTACGTGAATTTGACTCTGAGACTCTGCCAATCTTTGATGTGATGCTCAATTTGCGCTCCAATTATCGCAACGATGAGCAATTTGAACTGACTGTCAATCTTGTAAATTCGCTAGTTAACCTCGGTCACAATCTCGGACATATGCCGAGGCTTATCATCAATCCGCCTGTCGAGTCCAATGACGTGCAGTCTTTGATGTTTGACTTGCCGCAGATGCCTCCTGGTCTTGGTCTGGTGGCCGAGATCCTGGCCAGAGTCGAGCCGATCACCAAAATCGCTGCTAATAAAATGAGCTTTGATGAAGAAGAAGAAGTAATCGATTATCGCGAAGCCTGGTCTCATGTCAGCGATCGCCCGATTTTGACTATCGTGCCAAGCGGCGACAAAATCATGAAATACGCTCCTGGCAAAGGCGATATCGTATGTTGCCCTGTCGATATCCTGGAAGTGCCACCCAACTGGGCCGAGCTGGAAGGTTTTGGCGATGATGAGTCCAATGCTGATTTTAAGGCAGCGCGCGGCGGCGCTAAAAAGTCTAAGGCAGTAGAATTTGGTCCGACTACCGGCAAAATGATCGCCCGGGTTGAGTGGGAAGGAGATTTTGAGTCGCTATGA
- a CDS encoding MoxR family ATPase, which translates to MSGAAKALVQNMGKALVGQSKSAKLAVVALLAGGHVLLEDVPGVGKTLLAKSLSSSIKSEFKRIQCTPDLLPSDVSGVNIYDQKDGTFKFVPGPIFTNILLVDEINRATPRTQSALLEAMEEGQVTSDGNTRALPPLFFVIATQNPIEHHGTFPLPEAQLDRFMISMSLGYPQADMESEIIKKSIQEGGFRVESILTTEDVLAARQGVKKIFVHDALVNYIVQVVQATRKHPSILLGVSPRGSGLLVRAAQALAFIDGRDFVTPDDIKVLAPSVFGHRIVPKVKSNRVSHGELIEKVVETIPVPA; encoded by the coding sequence ATGAGTGGCGCGGCAAAAGCCTTAGTGCAAAACATGGGCAAAGCCCTGGTGGGACAGTCTAAATCAGCCAAATTAGCCGTTGTTGCACTCCTGGCTGGTGGACATGTGTTGCTGGAGGATGTGCCGGGAGTTGGTAAGACACTTCTTGCCAAGAGTCTATCCAGCTCAATAAAATCAGAATTTAAACGGATTCAGTGTACGCCTGACCTCCTGCCCTCTGACGTTTCGGGGGTCAACATCTATGACCAAAAGGACGGTACTTTCAAATTTGTACCGGGTCCTATTTTTACAAATATCCTCCTTGTGGACGAAATCAACCGGGCCACTCCCCGTACACAGTCAGCTCTACTGGAAGCAATGGAAGAAGGGCAGGTAACCAGTGACGGTAATACCAGAGCCTTGCCTCCACTCTTTTTTGTTATTGCTACCCAAAACCCCATTGAGCACCACGGTACATTTCCGCTACCCGAAGCGCAACTTGACCGTTTTATGATTTCTATGTCTTTGGGTTATCCACAGGCAGACATGGAATCAGAGATTATCAAAAAGTCCATCCAGGAAGGCGGCTTTAGGGTTGAGAGTATCCTCACCACCGAAGATGTACTGGCTGCCCGTCAGGGCGTCAAAAAAATCTTTGTCCATGATGCTCTGGTAAATTACATCGTGCAAGTGGTGCAAGCCACTCGTAAACATCCATCTATTCTTCTTGGTGTCAGTCCACGTGGATCCGGTCTGTTAGTTAGAGCTGCTCAGGCTCTAGCATTTATTGATGGACGAGATTTCGTTACACCTGACGATATAAAAGTCCTCGCTCCTAGCGTTTTTGGACATCGCATTGTGCCTAAGGTAAAGTCAAATAGGGTCAGTCACGGTGAACTCATCGAAAAAGTCGTCGAGACAATTCCAGTCCCCGCCTGA
- a CDS encoding AI-2E family transporter produces MSSDNEDLRLAQDEVPEPGDVPKSSNDSNANGTPEERLLLVQRRLIVATLSVCLFFGILYLASIFADILRIFGISILISYLFINVVDWLTRYIKNRAVSIFIVYAVCGVIVTVAFLTVVPSLVYQINLLLVSTVKQVPELFERFCHALIPIDERLASAKIQLRAIDMLSRFAQSLPSMDSAHVIGRMSEVAMSTMTWVLYGLSIMVLSFYFLLHGHRMRDQVIAALPARTHARLTDMAADIDTILQSFFRGQIVMGFAFGFVMMGIYFLLGVQYALVLGLALAIWEIVPVIGPLMGFIPAFVVVLLNGMDNVPVDRIWHLVIIVLIFNIGQWIKDNMVAPRYIGNAVGLHPVIIFVSIMIGARLDGMLGIIFAIPAASVINVVYQHLWASKSSRQLAEQGPTVI; encoded by the coding sequence GTGAGTAGTGATAATGAAGATCTCAGACTGGCTCAGGATGAAGTACCTGAGCCCGGTGATGTGCCCAAGTCTTCCAATGATTCAAATGCAAATGGCACTCCTGAAGAGCGCTTACTTCTGGTGCAAAGACGACTTATCGTAGCCACTCTATCGGTTTGTCTTTTTTTTGGCATACTTTATCTGGCTAGTATTTTTGCCGATATCCTGCGGATATTTGGCATATCAATTTTGATTTCTTATCTCTTTATCAATGTCGTCGACTGGCTTACTCGCTATATCAAAAACCGCGCTGTATCTATCTTTATAGTCTATGCGGTGTGTGGTGTCATTGTCACGGTAGCTTTTTTGACCGTGGTACCGTCTCTGGTGTATCAAATCAATTTGCTTCTGGTATCAACCGTTAAACAGGTACCAGAGCTATTCGAAAGATTCTGCCATGCCCTGATACCAATTGATGAGAGGCTTGCCTCCGCTAAAATCCAACTGAGAGCGATAGATATGCTCAGTCGTTTTGCGCAGAGTCTGCCCAGTATGGACAGTGCCCATGTGATAGGTCGCATGAGCGAAGTAGCCATGTCTACAATGACCTGGGTGCTCTATGGTCTATCTATTATGGTTTTGTCCTTTTATTTTTTATTGCACGGACATCGCATGCGCGATCAAGTCATAGCTGCTTTGCCAGCCCGTACTCATGCCAGGCTCACTGATATGGCGGCTGATATTGACACCATATTGCAGTCCTTTTTTAGAGGACAAATTGTGATGGGTTTTGCTTTTGGTTTTGTGATGATGGGTATCTATTTTTTGCTAGGAGTACAGTACGCTCTGGTACTGGGTCTGGCTCTGGCAATATGGGAGATAGTGCCTGTTATCGGACCCCTGATGGGTTTTATTCCGGCTTTTGTGGTGGTCCTGTTAAATGGCATGGACAATGTGCCGGTAGACCGCATCTGGCACCTCGTTATCATTGTCCTGATATTTAATATCGGTCAGTGGATTAAAGACAACATGGTGGCACCGCGTTATATCGGCAACGCTGTTGGTCTCCATCCAGTCATTATCTTTGTTTCGATTATGATCGGTGCCAGACTTGATGGCATGCTCGGTATCATATTTGCCATACCAGCAGCTAGCGTAATCAATGTTGTTTATCAGCATCTGTGGGCATCTAAGTCCAGTCGTCAACTGGCTGAGCAAGGTCCCACAGTTATATAG
- a CDS encoding tetratricopeptide repeat protein, producing MLASTLSVFFNAQPLLAQNAPVAPRASASATGAKSRVDQARELNRQGIELQSTGKLKEACDCYRRAILLNSQGAGYHNNLALALKDLGELTEAEAEARVALKLRPQRADYQFNLGIILQRQKRFEESEAAFKEALSMDPSDTDCHYRLAQLYLGRDNFEQAREEMKLALLLKPDKLEYLEQLGDIYQKSDDLEQALYQYKLVMEGRGLTVATVTGDLRDKIETVLNGLKAKRGQSE from the coding sequence TTGCTTGCGTCAACACTGTCAGTCTTTTTTAATGCCCAACCGTTATTGGCACAAAATGCACCTGTTGCGCCGAGAGCTAGTGCCTCTGCTACTGGCGCCAAGAGTCGAGTGGATCAAGCACGTGAGCTCAATCGTCAGGGCATAGAGTTACAGTCCACGGGCAAACTCAAAGAAGCTTGTGATTGTTATCGCCGCGCTATATTGCTCAATAGCCAGGGCGCTGGATATCACAATAATCTAGCACTCGCACTTAAAGATTTAGGTGAGCTAACCGAAGCCGAAGCAGAGGCGCGAGTGGCGCTTAAATTGAGGCCACAGCGTGCTGACTATCAGTTTAATTTGGGCATCATTTTGCAAAGACAAAAACGTTTTGAAGAGTCCGAAGCCGCTTTTAAAGAGGCCCTCAGCATGGATCCCAGTGACACCGATTGTCACTACCGGCTAGCACAACTCTATTTAGGGCGTGATAACTTTGAGCAGGCTCGCGAAGAAATGAAATTGGCGCTTTTGCTCAAACCAGACAAGCTTGAATATCTTGAACAATTGGGCGATATCTACCAGAAGTCAGACGACCTGGAACAGGCACTCTATCAGTACAAACTGGTAATGGAAGGGCGAGGTCTTACAGTCGCCACCGTCACCGGTGACTTGCGCGATAAAATCGAGACTGTCTTGAATGGCCTCAAAGCCAAGCGTGGTCAAAGTGAGTAG